The Mesorhizobium koreense genome includes a window with the following:
- a CDS encoding pyridoxal-dependent decarboxylase encodes MTYFEEAGRSREEVMGELVHMRDNDIDWRGGRTSAYVFSAGEEIRNFGKEAYNEYFTENALGARRAFPSVQRMEREVVGMGLELFHAPEGGAGNMTTGGTESIIMAVKTCRDWTRRRKGADFRGAIVLPDSAHPAFEKAAALMDLPIRRVPLAEGFLADPVATAEAIDDDTMLIVGSAPCFPFGVIDPIARLSDIAVKRGVWLHVDACVGGWIAPFVADIGRPVPRFDFALEGVKSISADLHKFGFCPKPASTVFYRSGELQASQEFVFDAWPSGRFATQTLVGTRPAGAVAAAWAVLRHLGRDGYRKIATQVMGVRDAYLEGLRAIPGMQIRGEPTLANIAFGCDDIDMGKVATLMSERGWLPGQLKAPRSLHLMLSLHHGPACEAYLRDVAECVALVRNGQTKAKASGANYS; translated from the coding sequence ATGACGTATTTCGAAGAGGCCGGCCGCTCCCGCGAAGAGGTCATGGGCGAACTCGTCCATATGCGCGACAACGATATCGACTGGCGCGGCGGCCGAACCTCGGCCTACGTGTTCAGTGCCGGCGAGGAGATACGGAACTTCGGCAAGGAAGCCTATAACGAGTATTTCACCGAAAACGCGCTCGGTGCCCGGCGCGCTTTCCCGAGCGTCCAGCGCATGGAGCGCGAAGTCGTCGGCATGGGGCTCGAACTTTTCCATGCGCCGGAGGGCGGCGCCGGCAACATGACCACCGGCGGCACCGAAAGCATCATCATGGCGGTGAAGACGTGTCGCGACTGGACGCGACGGCGGAAGGGCGCCGATTTTCGGGGGGCCATCGTTCTCCCGGATTCCGCGCATCCGGCCTTTGAGAAGGCCGCCGCCCTGATGGATCTGCCGATCAGGCGTGTTCCGCTCGCGGAGGGTTTCCTCGCCGATCCCGTAGCGACGGCAGAGGCGATCGATGACGACACGATGCTGATCGTGGGTTCGGCTCCCTGCTTTCCCTTCGGCGTGATCGACCCGATCGCCCGCCTTTCCGATATTGCCGTGAAACGCGGTGTCTGGCTTCATGTGGATGCCTGCGTGGGCGGCTGGATCGCGCCCTTCGTCGCCGATATCGGGCGCCCGGTCCCTCGATTCGACTTCGCTCTCGAAGGCGTGAAGTCAATATCCGCCGATCTGCACAAGTTCGGCTTCTGCCCCAAGCCGGCTTCCACGGTCTTTTACCGGTCGGGCGAGTTGCAGGCATCCCAGGAATTCGTCTTCGACGCCTGGCCGAGCGGGCGTTTCGCGACCCAGACGCTTGTCGGCACCCGGCCTGCCGGTGCCGTCGCGGCCGCCTGGGCGGTACTGCGCCATCTCGGCCGGGACGGCTACCGCAAGATCGCCACACAGGTGATGGGCGTCCGCGACGCCTATCTGGAGGGCCTGCGCGCCATTCCCGGCATGCAGATCCGGGGAGAACCGACGCTCGCCAATATCGCGTTCGGCTGCGACGACATCGACATGGGCAAGGTCGCGACGTTGATGAGCGAGCGCGGCTGGCTACCGGGCCAGTTGAAGGCGCCGCGCAGCCTCCATCTCATGCTGTCGCTGCATCACGGTCCGGCGTGCGAAGCCTATCTTCGCGATGTCGCCGAATGCGTCGCGCTGGTCCGCAATGGCCAGACGAAGGCGAAAGCGAGTGGCGCGAATTATTCATAG
- a CDS encoding GntR family transcriptional regulator — protein sequence MPAKAEIESDFERASPEKGTALKLAKVNRVDSLGDQAVTSLRGALRRGALLPGQRLTVREIADTLDISLTPAREALNRLLAEGVLDQTPDRVAVVPLLTKERYGEICAIRLDLEGMAAREGCARLSASDLERLKELYERHASAYRSRDARTSLRLNEEFHFTIYGACAMPTLLQILETMWLRVGPSMNFLFTASYDPDWTGGSHHRAMLDAIAAGDATALERAVRGDLIDGRARLTRHLPD from the coding sequence ATGCCGGCAAAAGCGGAAATCGAATCGGATTTCGAGAGAGCCTCGCCGGAGAAGGGGACCGCGCTCAAACTTGCGAAGGTGAATCGCGTCGATTCGCTCGGCGACCAGGCGGTAACCAGCTTGCGCGGCGCCTTGCGGCGCGGCGCGCTTTTACCCGGCCAGCGCCTCACCGTCCGCGAGATCGCCGATACGCTCGACATCAGCCTGACACCCGCACGCGAGGCGCTCAACCGGTTGCTGGCGGAAGGCGTCCTCGATCAGACACCGGACCGTGTCGCCGTGGTGCCGCTTCTTACGAAGGAGCGCTATGGCGAGATCTGTGCGATCCGGCTCGACCTGGAAGGGATGGCGGCCAGGGAAGGTTGCGCGCGGCTTTCAGCATCCGATCTAGAGCGCCTGAAGGAACTCTACGAGCGGCATGCCTCGGCCTATCGCTCGCGCGATGCCAGGACCTCGCTCCGCCTAAACGAGGAATTCCATTTCACCATCTATGGCGCCTGTGCGATGCCGACCCTGCTCCAGATCCTGGAGACGATGTGGCTGAGGGTCGGGCCATCGATGAACTTCCTCTTTACGGCCTCCTATGATCCGGACTGGACCGGCGGTTCGCATCACCGGGCCATGCTGGATGCCATCGCCGCCGGCGATGCGACGGCGCTGGAGCGGGCCGTCCGAGGTGATCTTATCGACGGGCGCGCCCGCCTTACGCGGCATCTTCCGGACTGA
- a CDS encoding transglycosylase domain-containing protein, with protein sequence MARRKSSRRIDPDFGEPSRSGLSAREDDRMVSSRQRKNSAKGRSRRRGRSRKRRGGGLFSLFGRLTYWCLVLALWGGIAVVGVVAYYGAQMPSATSWAIPDRPPNVKIVDVNGKLIANRGMTGGESVSLQQMSPYIPEAVIAIEDRRFYSHFGIDPLGLARALVSNILEGHISEGGSTLTQQLAKNLFLTPDRTIKRKVQEVLLALWLEHKFTKNQILEMYLNRVYFGSGAYGVQAAARRYFGKSAHDVTLSEAALLAGLVKAPSRLSPARDPKAAEKRAQLVLAAMRDQGMIGETQMAKAMSAPPTRVASYWTGSENYVADEVMGELPDLIGEVGSDIVVQTTVDLDLQSVAEGAIHRLIQEDGKTRHVSQGALVSIDNTGAVRAMVGGYDYANSQFDRASEARRQPGSAFKPFVYLAAMEAGRTPDSIRNDAPVKIGKWTPENYGGKYYGRVTLTEALSRSLNSVAAQLAMEVGPKTVVAVAHRLGIQSDLDANASIALGTSEVTPLELTAAYVPFANGGYKPTVHFIRRILSSSGKVLYAFPQKAEPRVIRPEIVGMMNSMMKETILHGTARRAAFGWPAAGKTGTSQDSRDAWFVGYTSNLTTGVWFGNDDNSPTKGVTGGSLPAMAWKEFMTAAHEGVTVRDLPGSWHPTPGVAVAPVAVSEDEDRTALPTMRPTTPAPASEGKPAATDSAGFKPPAAIPHPSQRSRQPLDNSRTASVSRPVPPADVGGAPRRGGLSILDVILGGRD encoded by the coding sequence ATGGCCAGGCGGAAAAGCAGCCGACGCATCGACCCGGATTTCGGCGAACCTTCGCGCTCCGGCCTTTCGGCCCGCGAGGACGACCGCATGGTATCGTCACGACAGCGGAAGAATTCGGCGAAGGGACGTTCCAGGCGTCGTGGCCGCAGCCGAAAGCGGCGCGGCGGCGGCCTTTTCTCGCTCTTCGGCCGGTTGACCTACTGGTGCCTCGTGCTCGCGCTCTGGGGTGGCATCGCCGTGGTCGGCGTCGTCGCCTATTACGGCGCGCAGATGCCGAGCGCGACAAGCTGGGCGATCCCCGACCGGCCGCCCAACGTCAAGATCGTCGACGTCAACGGCAAGCTGATCGCCAATCGCGGCATGACGGGGGGTGAATCGGTCAGCCTCCAGCAGATGTCGCCCTATATTCCAGAGGCCGTCATCGCCATCGAGGACCGCCGCTTCTATTCGCATTTCGGCATCGACCCGCTCGGCCTCGCAAGGGCGCTCGTTTCCAATATCCTCGAAGGACACATCAGCGAGGGCGGCTCGACGCTGACCCAGCAGCTTGCCAAGAACCTTTTCCTGACGCCCGACCGCACGATCAAGCGCAAGGTGCAGGAAGTGCTCCTGGCGCTCTGGCTCGAACACAAGTTCACCAAGAACCAGATCCTCGAAATGTACCTGAACCGGGTCTATTTCGGTTCCGGCGCCTATGGCGTGCAGGCGGCGGCGCGCCGCTATTTCGGCAAGTCGGCGCATGACGTGACGCTGTCGGAAGCAGCCCTTCTGGCCGGGCTGGTCAAGGCGCCCTCCCGTCTTTCGCCGGCACGCGACCCGAAGGCGGCGGAAAAGCGCGCCCAGCTCGTTTTGGCTGCGATGCGCGACCAGGGCATGATCGGCGAGACGCAGATGGCGAAGGCCATGAGCGCGCCGCCGACCAGGGTAGCGTCCTACTGGACCGGCTCGGAGAACTATGTCGCCGACGAGGTCATGGGCGAACTGCCGGACCTGATCGGCGAAGTCGGCTCCGACATCGTCGTGCAGACGACGGTGGACCTCGATTTGCAATCGGTGGCCGAGGGCGCGATCCATCGCCTGATCCAGGAAGACGGCAAGACGCGGCATGTCAGCCAGGGCGCGCTCGTCTCCATCGACAATACCGGCGCGGTACGCGCCATGGTCGGCGGCTACGACTACGCCAACAGCCAGTTCGACCGTGCCTCGGAAGCGCGCCGGCAGCCCGGCTCCGCCTTCAAGCCCTTCGTATATCTGGCCGCGATGGAAGCCGGTCGCACGCCGGACTCCATCCGCAACGACGCACCGGTGAAAATCGGCAAGTGGACGCCGGAGAACTACGGCGGCAAGTATTACGGCCGCGTGACACTGACGGAAGCGCTGTCGCGCTCGCTGAACTCGGTTGCCGCGCAGCTTGCAATGGAGGTCGGACCGAAGACCGTTGTCGCGGTCGCCCATAGGCTCGGCATCCAGTCCGATCTCGACGCCAACGCGTCGATCGCGCTCGGCACGTCGGAAGTGACGCCGCTCGAGCTTACGGCGGCCTATGTCCCCTTCGCCAATGGTGGCTACAAGCCGACGGTCCATTTCATCCGCCGCATCCTCTCCTCCTCGGGCAAGGTGCTCTACGCCTTTCCGCAAAAGGCCGAGCCGCGCGTTATCCGGCCGGAGATCGTCGGCATGATGAACAGCATGATGAAAGAGACCATCCTGCACGGCACGGCAAGGCGGGCGGCGTTCGGCTGGCCCGCCGCGGGCAAGACCGGCACCAGCCAGGATTCCCGCGACGCCTGGTTTGTCGGCTACACCTCGAACCTGACCACGGGCGTCTGGTTCGGCAATGACGACAATTCGCCGACGAAGGGCGTCACCGGCGGCAGCCTGCCGGCGATGGCATGGAAGGAATTCATGACGGCCGCGCATGAAGGCGTTACGGTCCGCGACTTGCCCGGCTCATGGCATCCCACACCGGGTGTTGCCGTCGCTCCGGTTGCGGTCAGCGAGGACGAGGATCGGACGGCGCTGCCAACGATGCGGCCGACAACTCCGGCCCCGGCATCGGAGGGAAAACCGGCCGCCACGGATTCGGCGGGTTTCAAGCCGCCCGCCGCCATCCCGCATCCGTCTCAGCGCTCCAGACAGCCGCTCGACAACAGCCGCACGGCATCGGTCTCGCGGCCGGTGCCGCCGGCCGATGTCGGCGGCGCGCCGCGCCGCGGCGGCCTTTCCATCCTCGACGTCATATTGGGCGGCCGCGACTGA
- a CDS encoding SDR family NAD(P)-dependent oxidoreductase has translation MPEPDTRKTLVLTGASRGIGHAAVKRFSREGWRVITCSRQAFADNCPWPAGPEDHIQVDLADQEDVGRAIAEIRHRLGPKGKLEALVNNAAISPKREDGSRLDSIETPMHLWRDVFQVNFFAPIMLARGLFRELAEAGGSIVNVTSIAGGRVHPFAGTAYATSKAALASLTREMAADFGPHGIRVNAIAPGEIDTAILSPGTDKLVQTIPLRRLGQTSEVADIIFFLCSGQASYVTGAEIHINGGQHV, from the coding sequence ATGCCCGAACCCGATACCCGCAAGACTCTTGTGCTGACCGGCGCCAGCCGCGGCATCGGGCATGCGGCGGTCAAGCGCTTTTCACGCGAGGGCTGGCGCGTGATCACCTGCTCGCGCCAGGCCTTTGCCGACAATTGCCCCTGGCCGGCTGGGCCGGAGGATCACATCCAGGTCGATCTCGCCGACCAGGAGGATGTCGGCCGTGCCATCGCCGAAATCCGCCATCGGCTCGGCCCGAAGGGAAAACTCGAGGCACTCGTCAACAACGCTGCAATCTCGCCCAAGCGCGAAGACGGCAGCCGGCTCGATTCCATCGAGACGCCGATGCATCTTTGGCGCGATGTCTTCCAGGTGAACTTCTTCGCACCGATCATGCTGGCGCGCGGCCTGTTCAGGGAACTGGCCGAGGCCGGCGGCTCGATAGTCAACGTCACCTCGATCGCCGGCGGCCGGGTCCATCCCTTCGCCGGCACGGCCTACGCGACCTCCAAGGCGGCGCTCGCCTCGCTGACGCGCGAGATGGCGGCGGATTTCGGTCCGCACGGTATCCGCGTCAACGCCATCGCGCCGGGCGAGATCGACACGGCCATCCTGTCGCCAGGAACGGACAAGCTCGTCCAGACGATTCCGCTGCGCCGGCTCGGCCAGACCTCGGAGGTCGCCGACATCATCTTCTTCCTGTGTTCCGGACAGGCATCCTACGTGACCGGCGCCGAAATCCACATCAATGGCGGCCAGCACGTCTGA
- a CDS encoding ABC transporter permease, translating to MSTGSTTEAPGVLRSPSGATRHWMISIASVIGGLVIWQVAAAFIIRDPVLLPTPIETVRVLIRYLGMPYPSAGETLIGHALISLGRVVAGFAIGSFIGIAIGAMMAGFRSFRAVVDPFIEITRPLPPLAFVPVLIVWFGIGEAPKIILIAAGVVPVMAISTAAGLDAIPREMLNCARCLGASEWYTMIHVRIRAAMPQIITGMRLSMGLSWTSIVAVEMIAATAGLGFVILQAGQFLDTSLIFAGILIIALLGLGLDACLRRLQRHLDPTMKP from the coding sequence ATGAGCACCGGTTCGACGACAGAGGCACCCGGCGTCCTGCGTTCCCCCTCGGGCGCCACGAGACATTGGATGATCTCGATCGCCAGCGTGATCGGCGGTCTGGTTATCTGGCAAGTTGCGGCGGCGTTCATCATCCGCGACCCGGTGCTGCTGCCAACCCCGATTGAAACCGTCCGCGTGCTCATCCGCTATCTGGGCATGCCCTATCCCTCGGCGGGAGAAACCCTCATCGGCCACGCGTTGATCAGCCTCGGCCGCGTGGTGGCCGGCTTCGCTATCGGCTCGTTCATCGGCATCGCGATCGGCGCCATGATGGCCGGCTTTCGTTCCTTCCGCGCCGTGGTCGATCCCTTCATCGAGATCACACGGCCACTGCCGCCGCTCGCCTTCGTGCCGGTGCTGATCGTCTGGTTCGGCATCGGCGAAGCGCCGAAGATCATCCTGATCGCCGCCGGCGTCGTGCCTGTCATGGCCATCTCGACGGCTGCCGGGCTGGACGCCATCCCGCGCGAGATGCTGAACTGCGCGCGCTGCCTCGGCGCGTCGGAATGGTACACGATGATCCATGTACGCATCCGCGCCGCGATGCCGCAGATCATAACGGGCATGCGTCTTTCCATGGGGCTTTCATGGACGAGCATCGTCGCGGTCGAGATGATCGCCGCCACGGCAGGTCTCGGCTTCGTCATCCTGCAGGCCGGCCAGTTCCTCGACACCAGCCTGATCTTCGCCGGCATCCTCATCATCGCGCTGCTCGGCCTTGGGCTCGACGCCTGCCTCAGGCGGCTGCAGCGCCATCTCGATCCGACAATGAAACCATAA
- a CDS encoding ABC transporter substrate-binding protein, translating to MTYLAKTLLGAAAALGLTCAAAQAETINVSTWAHGAPLQEAVIATQPDLLKMIPGEIKWLPISSGPAALAGMKGGAYNIVNGVGNPPVTTAIAKGVDLKVVWAQFYDNAGLVIDSSLTPEQMAGKTFGTLQGASEDFAFNGWLDAKGLTGKVKLVGLERQAMVAAFKTKAIAGGMNSEPGMSEMVAAGGKLVATISQMAELGYPALDVVVADAAFAKAHPDVVQGYVCAQLAAYKLMTGADKEAVLGKAGAFVGADPEKAIKVGSSWPIWKPENELTQRGLGEPGKIAEGQVAQAYFKTGQWLKASGRLDNPPSMETIVEHIDTQFAEKALSGGCK from the coding sequence ATGACCTACCTTGCCAAGACATTGCTGGGCGCCGCCGCGGCGCTGGGGCTGACCTGCGCGGCGGCCCAGGCCGAGACGATCAACGTTTCGACCTGGGCACATGGCGCACCGCTGCAGGAAGCGGTGATCGCCACCCAGCCCGACCTCCTCAAGATGATACCGGGCGAGATCAAATGGCTGCCTATCTCGAGCGGGCCGGCGGCGCTCGCCGGCATGAAGGGCGGCGCCTACAACATCGTCAACGGCGTCGGCAACCCGCCGGTGACCACCGCCATCGCCAAGGGCGTCGACCTGAAAGTCGTCTGGGCGCAATTCTACGACAATGCCGGCCTCGTCATCGACAGTTCGCTCACGCCCGAACAGATGGCAGGCAAGACCTTCGGCACGTTGCAGGGTGCCTCGGAAGACTTCGCATTCAACGGCTGGCTCGATGCCAAGGGCCTGACCGGAAAGGTCAAGCTGGTCGGCCTCGAGCGGCAGGCGATGGTCGCGGCCTTCAAGACGAAGGCGATCGCCGGCGGCATGAATTCGGAACCGGGGATGAGCGAAATGGTTGCGGCGGGCGGCAAGCTCGTGGCGACGATCAGCCAGATGGCCGAGCTCGGCTATCCGGCGCTCGACGTCGTGGTCGCCGACGCCGCCTTCGCCAAGGCCCATCCGGACGTCGTCCAGGGCTATGTCTGCGCGCAACTGGCCGCCTACAAGCTCATGACCGGCGCGGACAAGGAGGCGGTGCTTGGCAAGGCGGGCGCCTTTGTCGGCGCCGATCCTGAAAAGGCGATAAAGGTCGGGTCGAGCTGGCCGATCTGGAAGCCGGAGAACGAACTGACCCAGCGTGGCCTCGGCGAACCGGGCAAGATAGCCGAGGGACAGGTCGCGCAGGCCTACTTCAAGACCGGTCAATGGCTGAAGGCGAGCGGCCGCCTCGACAACCCGCCCAGCATGGAGACGATCGTCGAGCATATCGACACGCAATTCGCCGAAAAGGCGCTCTCCGGCGGCTGCAAATAG
- a CDS encoding ABC transporter ATP-binding protein, whose product MGVSQHENGLQPAPSAQSGASSLAAETAVSVSGISKTFWRDGQPTKALHDIHLGIAPGEFVCLLGPSGCGKSTLLHIVAGFIAPDDGEIAAHGGRVTGPGVDRCVLFQSPTLFPWLTSRDNVLFGPRSQGLDNEEARSRADALLATVGLEDFKDHYPHQLSGGMRHRAALARALINRPRILLMDEPFAALDAITREQMQNFLLDLWQRERMTVLFVTHDVEEAALLSDRVCIMSPRPGRIVDIVDIELARPRDKALRDTPEFIALRHELRERLADA is encoded by the coding sequence ATGGGAGTAAGCCAACACGAAAACGGGCTGCAGCCAGCCCCGAGCGCCCAATCAGGCGCTTCCAGCCTGGCGGCGGAGACGGCCGTCTCCGTCTCGGGTATATCCAAGACCTTCTGGCGTGACGGACAGCCGACAAAGGCGCTGCACGACATCCATCTTGGAATTGCACCGGGAGAGTTCGTCTGCCTGCTCGGCCCGTCGGGATGCGGAAAGTCCACGCTGCTCCATATCGTCGCCGGTTTCATCGCGCCGGACGACGGCGAGATCGCCGCGCATGGCGGGCGTGTCACGGGGCCCGGAGTGGACCGGTGCGTTCTCTTCCAGTCGCCGACGCTGTTTCCCTGGCTCACCTCGCGCGACAATGTCCTGTTCGGTCCCCGCTCCCAGGGCCTGGACAACGAGGAAGCCCGGAGCCGGGCCGACGCGCTTCTCGCCACCGTCGGCCTGGAAGATTTCAAGGATCACTATCCGCACCAGCTTTCCGGCGGCATGCGCCATCGGGCGGCGCTGGCGCGCGCGCTCATCAACCGCCCGCGCATCCTCTTGATGGACGAGCCCTTCGCCGCGCTCGACGCCATCACGCGCGAGCAAATGCAGAATTTCCTGCTCGATTTGTGGCAGCGCGAACGGATGACCGTGCTGTTCGTCACCCATGACGTCGAGGAAGCGGCGCTGCTTTCGGACCGCGTCTGCATCATGTCTCCGAGGCCCGGGCGGATCGTCGACATCGTCGATATCGAACTGGCCAGGCCTCGTGACAAGGCGCTGCGGGACACGCCCGAATTCATAGCCCTTCGACATGAACTTCGCGAAAGGCTGGCAGACGCATGA